In Leptodesmis sichuanensis A121, the following are encoded in one genomic region:
- a CDS encoding phosphate-starvation-inducible PsiE family protein, with the protein MRVPRETVPAERVGVWLERVVNALEIVQDLIVISLCIGLFSFMVLQLREMFLSLLPPLDFQVVTADILFLLILVELFRLLIIYLQEQRVSIGVAVEVSIVSVLREIIVRGVLEAPWTQILSACALLIVLGALLVVRVWLPPTFEGIDPEKRLSMRRKLERELRNHETSEISPRVIETVNSSNSSSRHES; encoded by the coding sequence ATGAGAGTACCCAGAGAGACTGTGCCTGCCGAACGCGTGGGAGTCTGGTTAGAACGGGTTGTGAACGCGCTGGAAATTGTGCAAGACCTGATTGTGATTTCCCTCTGCATTGGTCTGTTTAGCTTCATGGTATTGCAGTTACGGGAAATGTTTCTCTCCCTGTTGCCCCCCCTGGATTTTCAGGTTGTGACGGCGGATATTCTGTTCTTGCTGATCCTGGTAGAGTTGTTCCGGCTCCTGATTATCTATCTCCAGGAGCAGCGGGTGTCGATCGGGGTGGCGGTAGAAGTCTCGATCGTGTCTGTGCTGCGAGAAATTATTGTGCGGGGAGTGCTGGAAGCGCCCTGGACACAAATTCTATCGGCCTGTGCGCTGTTAATTGTCCTGGGTGCGCTGTTAGTGGTGCGGGTCTGGTTGCCTCCCACTTTTGAAGGAATTGATCCAGAAAAACGGTTGTCAATGCGGCGTAAACTAGAACGAGAACTCCGCAACCACGAAACCTCTGAGATATCACCACGAGTGATCGAAACGGTCAATTCCTCAAATTCTTCCTCCCGGCATGAGTCCTGA
- a CDS encoding diflavin flavoprotein, with product MADMKPRDVQVVEIGAGTIALRSRTWDRLKFEVEYGRQKGTTANSYLIQAQETALIDPPGESFTSLFLDELEHHLYFQRLNYLILSHVNPNRLATLKRLLELAPYATVICSKPGANTLRSVFANQPLNLPSPREDEAQDLGIDYGSDRTLKVHIIRDDESLDLGNGHELQFRFVPTPRHPDAIVTYDPATRILYTDKLFGTHVCDDAAFDEHRKALEEDRRYYFDCLHAAQAPQVEAALDKLEAFPAKIYAPGHGPIVRHSLSLLTLDYRRWCQQQQSQDFSVAMLYTSAYGNTATLAKAIAKGITQAGVAVRSINCEFAEPDEITEAVQVCDGFIIGSPTLAGHPPTQIQTALGIVLSTAAKTKVAGVFGSYGWSGEAVDLIESKLQDAGYPLGFSTIRTKFTPTAEVLQQCEAAGAEFARTLSKSRKVRIPRQAADAQTDRTGQAVGRVTGSLCVVTAKHGGKDLGFLTSWVSQAAFNPPAITLAISKEQIGGYLAYPGESFVLNILKEGRNLRRYFQRTPVPGEDPFVNVATQPATNGCLVLLDALAYLECTVHDRMDCGDHYLLYGLVENGKVLEATGVTAVSHRKSGAQH from the coding sequence ATGGCTGACATGAAACCCCGTGACGTACAAGTTGTCGAAATTGGTGCTGGAACGATTGCCCTGCGATCGCGCACCTGGGATCGCCTCAAGTTTGAAGTGGAATACGGACGGCAAAAAGGTACCACTGCCAACTCCTACCTGATCCAGGCTCAGGAAACGGCTTTAATTGACCCACCTGGGGAGTCTTTCACCAGCCTGTTTCTGGATGAGTTGGAACATCATCTGTACTTCCAACGCCTGAATTACCTCATTCTTAGTCACGTTAATCCCAACCGATTAGCGACTCTAAAACGGTTATTAGAACTGGCTCCCTACGCCACAGTGATTTGTTCTAAACCGGGAGCAAATACGCTGCGATCGGTATTTGCCAATCAGCCCTTGAATTTGCCATCCCCCAGGGAAGACGAGGCTCAAGATCTGGGGATTGACTATGGTTCTGATCGCACGCTAAAGGTACACATCATCCGGGATGATGAGTCTCTGGATCTGGGGAATGGTCACGAGTTACAGTTTCGCTTTGTGCCCACCCCCCGTCACCCAGATGCGATCGTCACTTACGATCCAGCCACTCGCATTCTCTATACCGATAAGTTGTTTGGTACCCATGTTTGTGATGATGCCGCCTTTGATGAACACCGCAAGGCACTGGAGGAAGACCGTCGTTATTACTTTGACTGTCTCCACGCGGCCCAGGCTCCTCAGGTAGAAGCCGCCTTAGACAAATTAGAAGCTTTTCCCGCTAAAATTTACGCACCCGGTCATGGCCCGATCGTGCGCCATAGTTTGAGCTTATTAACCCTGGATTACCGTCGCTGGTGTCAGCAGCAGCAAAGTCAGGATTTCAGTGTGGCCATGCTGTACACCTCCGCTTATGGGAATACGGCAACCTTAGCCAAGGCGATCGCGAAAGGCATCACTCAAGCTGGGGTTGCCGTGCGATCGATTAATTGCGAATTTGCAGAACCAGACGAAATTACGGAAGCGGTGCAAGTGTGCGATGGCTTTATCATTGGCTCTCCCACCCTGGCTGGTCATCCTCCGACCCAGATTCAAACTGCCTTGGGAATTGTTTTATCAACGGCTGCAAAGACGAAGGTTGCCGGGGTGTTTGGCTCTTACGGTTGGAGTGGGGAAGCCGTTGACTTGATTGAAAGTAAGTTACAGGATGCTGGCTATCCGCTGGGGTTCTCCACCATTCGGACGAAATTCACACCCACAGCAGAAGTTTTGCAACAGTGTGAAGCGGCTGGAGCAGAATTTGCCCGGACACTGAGTAAATCCCGGAAAGTGCGTATTCCCCGACAGGCGGCAGATGCTCAAACCGATCGCACGGGGCAGGCGGTAGGACGGGTAACAGGTTCCCTCTGTGTGGTGACTGCGAAGCATGGTGGCAAAGACCTGGGATTTCTTACCTCCTGGGTGTCTCAGGCTGCTTTTAACCCTCCGGCAATCACTCTGGCAATTTCCAAGGAGCAGATTGGTGGTTATCTGGCTTATCCCGGCGAATCTTTTGTTCTGAACATCTTAAAAGAGGGCCGCAACCTGCGCCGTTATTTCCAGAGAACGCCTGTCCCCGGAGAGGATCCCTTTGTGAATGTGGCTACTCAACCTGCTACCAATGGCTGTCTGGTACTGCTGGATGCTCTGGCTTACCTGGAGTGTACGGTACACGATCGGATGGACTGCGGTGACCATTACCTGCTGTATGGATTAGTCGAAAACGGTAAAGTGTTGGAAGCAACTGGAGTTACTGCTGTCAGCCACCGAAAGTCGGGAGCGCAGCACTAG
- a CDS encoding potassium channel family protein has product MTRIDVIRLAENKYNRLLSVLVLGLLFYPFIDQNWVVGSILILFFFLICLVTILLVIKELEHSRQLFRHYIQLGVLFFILRAASQLFTLPFSLNKLLSTASAAIFLYFLGLSIYLILQEIFPTQTVKGDTIKGGICVYLLIGFFWANLYDMVYSFDPSAFRSLSEANKQANLIYFSFTTLTTTGYGDIVPISTLARAFANVEAIVGVMYPAIFIARLVGLYSTQQHKE; this is encoded by the coding sequence ATGACGCGCATCGATGTGATCAGGCTAGCGGAGAATAAGTACAATCGGTTGCTGTCTGTATTGGTTCTGGGGCTGTTGTTCTATCCCTTTATCGATCAAAACTGGGTTGTTGGCTCCATTCTCATCCTGTTCTTCTTTCTCATCTGTCTAGTCACCATTCTGCTGGTCATTAAAGAGCTTGAACACAGTAGACAGCTATTCAGGCATTACATTCAATTAGGAGTTCTCTTTTTTATCCTCAGAGCCGCTAGCCAGTTATTTACTCTGCCTTTTAGCCTGAACAAACTGCTATCCACTGCCAGTGCTGCGATTTTTTTGTACTTTTTAGGACTGTCAATTTACCTGATTCTCCAGGAAATTTTTCCCACCCAAACCGTCAAAGGGGACACCATCAAAGGCGGAATTTGCGTTTATCTATTAATTGGCTTTTTTTGGGCCAACCTCTATGACATGGTATATAGCTTCGATCCCTCTGCCTTTCGATCGCTGTCCGAAGCCAATAAGCAAGCCAACCTCATCTACTTCAGCTTCACCACACTCACCACCACAGGCTACGGAGACATTGTACCCATCAGTACGCTCGCCCGTGCCTTCGCCAATGTGGAAGCAATTGTCGGAGTCATGTATCCAGCAATTTTCATTGCTCGTCTCGTTGGTCTCTACAGTACTCAACAGCACAAAGAATAA
- a CDS encoding allophanate hydrolase-related protein, protein MKQTDSTLKRIFICGSALRGQPDHKNLQFVRFVREAKTQPKYRLHAAADGWHPAIYEVSEGGISIPGEVYEQTIEQFETLCAAEPPHMYPSDVTLDDGEVLTAFLYPRHLVEEYHWPDISDFGSWAAYKASRSSS, encoded by the coding sequence ATGAAACAGACCGATTCAACTCTTAAACGCATCTTCATTTGTGGTTCTGCCCTGCGGGGACAACCCGATCACAAGAACTTGCAATTCGTTCGTTTTGTGCGGGAAGCTAAAACCCAACCGAAATACCGCCTCCATGCTGCCGCCGATGGTTGGCATCCTGCCATCTATGAAGTTTCCGAAGGAGGAATTTCCATTCCCGGTGAAGTCTACGAACAGACGATCGAGCAATTTGAAACCCTATGTGCCGCCGAGCCACCGCATATGTATCCCAGTGACGTGACCCTGGATGATGGCGAAGTACTCACTGCCTTCCTCTACCCCCGTCATTTAGTAGAAGAGTATCACTGGCCTGACATCTCCGACTTCGGGAGCTGGGCCGCTTACAAAGCCAGTCGATCATCCTCATGA
- the psbD gene encoding photosystem II D2 protein (photosystem q(a) protein) codes for MTIAVGRAPATRGWFDVLDDWLKRDRFVFIGWSGLLLFPCAFLALGGWLTGTTFVTSWYTHGLASSYLEGCNFLTVAVSTPADSFGHSLLFLWGPEAQGNFTRWCQIGGLWPFVALHGAFGLIGFCLRQIEIARLVGIRPYNAIAFTGPIAVFVSVFLMYPLGQSSWFFAPSFGVAGIFRFILFVQGFHNFTLNPFHMMGVAGILGGALLCAIHGATVENTLFEDGDTANTFTAFSPTQAEETYSMVTANRFWSQIFGIAFSNKRWLHFFMLFVPVTGLWMASVGIIGLALNLRAYDFVSQELRAAEDPEFETFYTKNILLNEGIRAWMAPQDQPHENFVFPEEVLPRGNAL; via the coding sequence ATGACCATAGCAGTCGGACGCGCGCCTGCAACGCGAGGATGGTTTGACGTCCTCGACGACTGGCTGAAACGCGATCGCTTCGTCTTTATCGGGTGGTCTGGTCTGTTGCTGTTCCCCTGTGCCTTTCTGGCACTGGGCGGCTGGCTGACCGGCACCACCTTCGTCACCTCTTGGTACACCCACGGACTGGCCTCCTCCTATCTGGAGGGGTGCAACTTCCTGACCGTAGCCGTCTCGACTCCGGCAGATAGCTTCGGCCACTCGCTGCTGTTCCTGTGGGGGCCAGAAGCCCAGGGCAACTTCACCCGCTGGTGCCAAATCGGCGGTCTGTGGCCCTTCGTCGCTCTGCATGGGGCCTTCGGTCTGATCGGCTTCTGCCTGCGTCAGATTGAAATCGCTCGTCTGGTGGGCATTCGTCCATACAACGCGATCGCCTTTACCGGCCCGATCGCAGTGTTCGTGAGTGTTTTCTTGATGTATCCGTTGGGTCAATCGAGCTGGTTCTTTGCTCCCAGCTTTGGCGTGGCGGGCATCTTCCGGTTCATCCTGTTCGTGCAGGGCTTCCACAACTTCACCTTGAACCCCTTCCACATGATGGGAGTGGCAGGCATTCTGGGAGGGGCACTGCTGTGTGCCATCCACGGGGCGACGGTGGAGAACACGCTGTTTGAAGATGGCGACACGGCTAACACCTTCACAGCGTTCTCGCCCACCCAGGCCGAAGAAACCTACTCGATGGTGACGGCGAACCGATTCTGGTCACAGATTTTCGGGATTGCCTTTTCCAACAAGCGGTGGTTGCACTTCTTCATGCTGTTCGTGCCGGTAACGGGATTATGGATGGCGAGTGTGGGCATCATCGGGTTAGCGCTGAACCTGCGGGCGTATGACTTTGTATCGCAAGAGTTGCGGGCAGCAGAAGACCCCGAATTTGAAACGTTCTACACGAAGAACATTTTGTTGAATGAGGGCATCCGCGCCTGGATGGCACCTCAAGACCAACCGCACGAAAACTTTGTCTTCCCTGAAGAAGTGCTACCTCGCGGTAACGCTCTGTAA
- a CDS encoding transglutaminase family protein, with translation MRYHISHTTHYTYEQPVILQPHTIRLRPRSDSSQTVESFSLTVTPTPKHQSYFTDLDGNELIKVWFEIEPTPSLTVHAESHVATHRTNPFEYLLEPWATHLPIDYPASLLVQLKPYLVGHRLGYSDSLDPVAAQLAQEIWLKVHGNPAGFLSELNAQIYKGCQHLIRDTGDPFPPGLTWTQKAGSCRDFSVLFTEVCRAIGLAARFVSGYQEGDPDNSERHLHAWAEVYLPGAGWRGYDPTQGLAVADRHIALVASSFSRYAAPITGTVSPGGVHSTMSYQLAIKPQSFEQSQDQDQ, from the coding sequence GTGCGTTATCACATTAGCCACACCACCCACTACACCTACGAACAACCCGTTATCCTGCAACCTCACACGATTCGTCTGCGTCCTCGCAGTGACAGCAGCCAGACTGTTGAATCGTTTTCCCTGACCGTTACTCCTACGCCCAAACATCAGTCCTATTTCACAGATTTAGATGGGAATGAGTTGATTAAAGTCTGGTTCGAGATCGAACCCACCCCATCGCTGACCGTTCATGCCGAATCTCACGTCGCGACCCATCGTACTAATCCCTTTGAGTATCTTTTAGAACCCTGGGCGACTCATCTTCCCATTGATTATCCGGCCTCCTTGTTAGTGCAGTTAAAACCTTATCTGGTCGGACACCGTCTGGGCTATTCCGACTCCCTTGATCCGGTCGCCGCCCAATTGGCTCAAGAAATTTGGCTGAAGGTACATGGCAACCCGGCAGGTTTTCTATCAGAACTGAACGCGCAGATTTACAAAGGCTGTCAGCACCTGATCCGTGACACCGGAGATCCCTTTCCACCTGGTCTCACCTGGACTCAAAAAGCGGGTTCCTGCCGCGACTTTTCCGTGTTGTTCACTGAAGTCTGTCGGGCGATCGGACTGGCAGCCCGATTTGTCAGTGGCTACCAGGAAGGCGACCCCGATAATTCTGAACGTCACCTCCATGCCTGGGCCGAAGTTTACCTCCCCGGTGCTGGTTGGCGTGGCTATGACCCGACTCAGGGATTAGCCGTTGCCGATCGCCACATTGCCCTGGTCGCCAGTTCTTTCTCCCGCTATGCTGCTCCTATCACAGGAACAGTTAGTCCCGGAGGGGTTCATTCCACCATGAGCTATCAACTTGCCATTAAACCTCAAAGTTTTGAACAGAGTCAGGATCAGGATCAGTGA
- a CDS encoding hybrid sensor histidine kinase/response regulator, with protein sequence MAGEKIVVVEDERVVARDIEKRLLQLGYAVPAIASSADEALQKVAEHHPDLVLMDIQLWGEADGIEAAEAIRVNFDIPVIYLTAYADEATLQRAKVTEPFGYIIKPFDERELHVAIEVALRRRLAEAAIRVALEKEQELRELKSRFWSMFAHEFRTPMTSILSCAQVMEQYGNTMPEARRREYLYLIQSSIRSMDNLLNDILTIARAEGGSLEFSPTFLNLEQFCRELVEEIQFISDSTHSITITTQGNCANTCLDKKLLWHILSNLLSNAIKYSAHGSSITLELSCPNGDVVLTVTDVGIGIPPEDQPHLFEPFHRASNVGTVPGTGLGLTLVKKCLDLHGGHIQVNSTPGQGTTVTVRLHSNSSCPIPEQMQNR encoded by the coding sequence ATGGCTGGTGAAAAGATTGTGGTTGTCGAAGATGAACGAGTTGTTGCCAGAGATATTGAGAAAAGACTCTTGCAACTAGGGTATGCAGTCCCTGCGATCGCCTCCTCGGCAGATGAAGCCCTGCAAAAAGTGGCAGAACATCACCCCGATCTGGTGTTGATGGATATTCAGTTATGGGGGGAAGCGGATGGCATTGAAGCAGCAGAAGCGATTCGGGTGAACTTTGACATTCCTGTGATTTACTTGACGGCCTATGCCGATGAAGCCACCCTGCAACGGGCGAAAGTGACTGAACCCTTTGGCTACATCATCAAGCCCTTTGATGAACGGGAACTGCATGTGGCGATCGAAGTTGCCCTGCGGAGACGACTGGCGGAAGCGGCGATTCGAGTGGCGCTGGAGAAAGAGCAGGAACTGCGGGAACTGAAATCTCGCTTCTGGTCGATGTTTGCTCACGAGTTCCGAACTCCCATGACCTCAATCCTGTCCTGCGCTCAGGTGATGGAACAGTACGGCAATACAATGCCGGAGGCGCGACGACGTGAGTATTTATATTTGATCCAGAGTTCCATCCGATCGATGGATAACCTATTGAATGACATTCTCACCATCGCCCGTGCCGAAGGCGGCAGTTTAGAATTTTCCCCAACCTTCCTGAATCTGGAACAATTCTGTCGAGAACTGGTAGAAGAAATTCAGTTCATTAGCGATAGCACCCACTCCATCACCATTACCACTCAAGGAAATTGCGCCAACACCTGTCTAGACAAAAAGCTGCTGTGGCACATTCTCTCTAACCTCCTCTCTAATGCCATTAAATATTCTGCTCATGGCAGTTCGATCACTCTAGAACTCTCCTGTCCCAATGGCGATGTCGTTCTCACCGTTACAGATGTGGGTATTGGTATTCCTCCGGAAGACCAACCCCATCTATTTGAACCCTTCCATCGAGCCAGTAATGTAGGAACTGTTCCCGGCACTGGCCTGGGCCTAACCCTGGTGAAAAAATGCCTGGACTTGCATGGCGGACACATTCAGGTGAATAGCACTCCAGGTCAGGGAACCACCGTTACTGTCAGACTGCATTCCAATTCCTCCTGCCCGATCCCGGAACAAATGCAAAATCGATAA
- a CDS encoding histidine kinase dimerization/phosphoacceptor domain -containing protein, whose translation MEQQNLLVSEFSLELAIDSRPLTVRPDTALQAAIEIMGNAQSSCVAPGLELSLHPNLQRQARAQVLLVIDDRDRLLGVFGEQEALQAIAAGVDLMRTTVADIAQQPAIVLTYSPEVTLFTALARLRQHQIHHLPVVSTEGTVVGLITTAGIRAALQVDDLLKSRPVSEVAKDPVVQAPQTTSILTLAGLMAERQVNQVVLTQTNADQETTAVGIISARNIILLNSLGLDLAKLPATAILNPVLPCFSASESVLAAYWYMQQQQVQHFIVTSPTGEWLGLGTPTSFLYTLDLPAIADVAIAVEQSIEAFATDGDRFTPPSLVTAESSSLNLEELQEQLACSRLLERMALHIRESLQLNTILQTAVDEVRQFLKTERVLIYRFNPDWSGRVVVEAVGEGWQPALGSTTQDTCFGQNYAQAYKEGRTLVADDIYTAGFSQCHIDILVLFDVRASLVVPILQGNHLWGLLCAYHCSEPRHWRSFEVELLKQLATHMAIAIQQSELYQQLQNELAERKKAEAQLKISLREKESLLKEIHHRVKNNLQVISSVLRLQSDYVKDAQVLELFKDSQNRIRSMALIHEKLYQSSDLSRINLSEYLTELTGNLMRSYTSGAVPIRLKITSGDVWLNIDTAIPCGLIINELVSNSLKHAFPRPQETNEIEIEIQQTDAEQFTLTVRDNGIGFPETLDFRNTESLGLELVCIFTEQLGGRIELDRSNGTAFTLTFSEMSDTGRE comes from the coding sequence ATGGAACAGCAAAATCTTTTAGTCTCCGAATTCAGTCTAGAGCTTGCCATCGACTCGCGTCCCTTGACCGTTCGTCCCGATACTGCCTTGCAAGCGGCGATCGAGATCATGGGAAACGCCCAGAGTAGTTGTGTAGCACCCGGTTTGGAATTGTCGCTACACCCGAATTTGCAACGGCAGGCACGGGCACAGGTGTTGCTGGTAATAGACGATCGCGATCGCCTGTTAGGCGTGTTTGGGGAACAGGAAGCTCTGCAAGCGATTGCTGCTGGTGTCGATTTGATGCGGACGACGGTGGCAGATATAGCCCAACAACCTGCGATCGTCCTCACTTATTCTCCAGAGGTAACGCTCTTTACGGCCCTGGCCCGGCTCCGCCAGCATCAAATTCACCATCTGCCTGTTGTCAGTACTGAGGGAACTGTAGTCGGGCTGATTACAACGGCTGGTATTCGGGCAGCCTTGCAGGTGGATGATTTGCTCAAATCCCGGCCTGTAAGCGAAGTCGCTAAGGATCCCGTGGTTCAAGCTCCCCAGACTACTTCGATCCTGACGCTGGCCGGGTTAATGGCAGAGCGGCAGGTGAATCAGGTCGTTCTCACCCAGACCAACGCGGATCAGGAAACCACTGCTGTAGGGATCATTTCAGCCCGAAACATTATTTTGCTGAACAGTTTAGGGCTGGACTTAGCCAAGTTACCGGCTACTGCCATTCTGAATCCGGTCTTACCATGCTTTAGTGCTTCAGAGTCTGTACTAGCAGCCTACTGGTATATGCAACAACAACAGGTGCAGCACTTTATTGTGACTTCACCGACAGGCGAATGGCTGGGACTGGGAACCCCCACCAGCTTTCTCTATACTCTGGATTTGCCCGCGATCGCGGATGTGGCGATCGCGGTGGAGCAGTCTATTGAAGCGTTTGCGACTGATGGCGATCGCTTTACGCCTCCGTCCCTGGTCACGGCAGAGTCTTCTTCCTTGAACCTGGAGGAATTGCAGGAACAGTTAGCCTGTAGCCGTTTGCTGGAGCGCATGGCCCTGCATATTCGGGAATCGCTGCAACTGAACACCATTCTGCAGACGGCGGTTGATGAAGTGCGGCAGTTTTTGAAGACGGAGCGGGTACTAATTTACCGCTTCAACCCGGACTGGAGCGGCAGAGTAGTGGTGGAAGCGGTGGGGGAGGGCTGGCAACCCGCCTTAGGGAGTACGACCCAGGATACTTGTTTCGGCCAGAATTATGCCCAGGCTTATAAGGAGGGGCGCACTTTAGTTGCAGACGACATTTACACAGCCGGATTCAGCCAGTGCCATATTGATATCCTGGTCCTGTTTGATGTGCGGGCCAGTCTGGTGGTGCCAATTCTCCAGGGAAATCACCTGTGGGGGTTATTGTGTGCCTACCACTGCTCCGAACCCCGACACTGGCGATCGTTTGAAGTAGAACTGTTGAAACAACTGGCAACTCACATGGCGATCGCGATTCAACAGTCTGAACTGTATCAACAGTTGCAAAATGAACTGGCCGAGCGCAAAAAAGCCGAAGCTCAACTCAAAATCTCTTTGCGCGAGAAGGAAAGTCTGCTCAAGGAGATTCATCATCGAGTTAAAAACAACCTGCAAGTGATTTCTAGTGTGCTGAGGCTGCAGTCCGACTATGTGAAAGATGCGCAAGTTCTGGAGTTATTTAAAGATAGTCAGAACCGGATTCGCTCAATGGCCCTGATTCATGAGAAACTTTATCAATCCAGCGATTTATCCAGAATCAATCTGAGTGAATATTTAACGGAATTAACGGGAAATTTAATGCGTTCCTATACCTCCGGAGCAGTACCCATTCGCTTAAAAATTACCTCCGGTGATGTCTGGTTGAATATCGATACTGCCATTCCTTGTGGATTAATCATTAACGAACTCGTTTCCAATTCGCTTAAGCACGCCTTTCCCCGGCCTCAAGAGACCAATGAAATTGAGATCGAGATTCAGCAAACCGATGCCGAGCAATTTACCTTAACCGTTCGAGATAATGGAATTGGGTTTCCCGAGACGCTTGATTTCCGCAATACGGAGTCTTTGGGATTAGAACTGGTCTGTATCTTTACAGAGCAATTAGGGGGAAGGATTGAACTCGATCGCAGCAATGGCACGGCCTTCACCCTGACATTTTCGGAGATGAGCGACACAGGAAGGGAATAA